CTATTACTCAACTACCGTCATCCCCACCGAAGTGGTCTTTCGTCGTTGATTCAGAGGTTTACGATCCGAGGACCTTCATCCCTCACGCGGCGTCGCTCCCTCAGGCTTGCGCCCATTGGGGAAGATTCCTAACTGCTGCCTCCCGTAGGAGTGGGGCCCGTGTCTCAGTGCCCCTGTGACCGGCCACCCTCTCAGGCCGGTGATCCGTCGTCGCCATGGTAGGCCTTTACCCCACCATCTAGCTGATGGAACGCAACCCCATCCCCAAGCAGTCTTGCGACCTTTACTGCACCGCCACAGCGGTGCAGCACATCCCGTATTAGCCCTCCTTTCGGAGGGTTATTCGGAACTTGGGGGCAGGTCAGTTACGTGTTCCTCACCCGTGCGCCACTCACCCCCGAGGGGGTGCGTTCGACTTGCATGTCTTAAGCACGCCGCCAGCGTTCACCCTGAGCCAGGATCAAACTCTCCATCAAATGGTATTCCATGAGCTCACGCTCGTTGGAAGTCAGTTTGCTCCAAGCTGTTCGCTTGGCTTCGAGCCTCGCGGCTCTGCACACCTCTGGAGTCCCTCGGGGGAGGAACCGGGTGTACCACCCTGTCGGGCGGCCCTGCTCTCGCTTCTCTTCTCCTGTCATGCGGCCCGCCTCGCTTGAGGCTCAGAAAAGATACAGGCATTCCTCCACCCTGTCAATACCCCCAACCCTTCCCTCTCCATCACCCAAAAAAGTTCGGTGAGGGCAGCCTTTTCACGCCACACCTCCCTTCAGGCTCTGCCTCTGCTTCCTGCCTGTTTCGTGGCGCTGGCCCTGGCGGAGCAGGGCAGCTCCCCTATACTCCTGAGCGGCATATGCCCGCGTCCCGCTCAACGGGAGAAGCGCGGAAGGGAGACACGCCGTGCAGGAATTGCTGGAAAAACTGGCGTCGCTCCGGGAGTACCTTTGACATTCCCGGAAAGACGCGAAGACTGAACGAACTGGACCGCGAACTCAGCGACCCGGATCTCTGGAACAACGCGGGGCGCGCCCGCCAGGTGACGCAGGAGGCCGGGAGCCTGCGCCGCGTCGTGGACGGGTACAAGACGCTGCAATCGGACGCGGACGGCCTGAACGAGATGCTGGAGATCGCCAGCGACGAGGAACGCGAGCTGCTGGCCGAGGAGCAGGCCTCCATCCAGACGCGCGTGGACGACCTGTACCGCGAGACACTCTTCACCATGAAGCACGCCGACGCGCCCGCCATCGTCCGCGTGAAGAGCGGCGCGGGCGGCACCGAGTCGCAGGACTGGGCCGGGATGCTGGCGCGGATGTTCATGCGCTGGGCCGAGCGGCGCGGGTACAAGGTGGACCTGCTCGACGAGCAGGCAGGCGAGCAGGCAGGCGTCCTCAGCGCCGAATTCATCATCCGGGGCGAAAAGGCCTACGGGATGCTGGCCCCCGAACACGGCGTTCACCGGCTGGTGCGCGTCTCGCCCTTCGATGCCAACAACCGCCGCCACACCTCCTTCGCGTCGGTGGACGTGGTCCCCGAGGTACCGGAAGAGGAAATCAACATCCATATCCCCGACAGCGACCTGCGCCGGGACGTGTTCCGGTCCCAGGGCGCGGGCGGGCAGGGCGTGAACACCACCGACTCGGCGGTGCGCCTGACGCACATTCCCACCGGGATCGCCGTCGCCTCGCAGGTCACCCGGTCGCAGATCAAGAACCACGAGATCGCGCTCCAGATCCTCAAGCAGCGCCTCTACGACATCGAGATGCGCAAGCGCGAGGAGGAGGAAGCCAAGGCACGCGGCGAACAGAAAAAGATCGAGTGGGGATCGCAGATTCGCTCGTACGTGCTCGACAAGCAGTACGTCAAGGACCACCGCACCGGCCTGATGAAGCACAACCCGGACGACGTGCTTGACGGTGACCTCGACGACCTGATGTGGGCAGGCCTGGAATGGATGGCCGGAAAGCGGGCCGCCGAGGACGCTGGAGACGAGGAATAACGCGATAGAAGGTCAAACCGTCTAAGGGTCAAACGGTCTAACCGCTCGGAGCCAGTCCTTATCCGGCTGTCCCAGCAGTTAGACCGTTCGACTGTTAGACCTCTAGACGCTTCCCGCCGTCTCTCGTGGGAAGCCCCCAGACAGAGTTGCGTGACAGCGCCTCTTTTAAGCTCTAGCCTGCGAGAAGGGCTGTTCCTCTCCCCCTGCCCCTATGACCTCAGAACGCTCCATTCCCGGCTACAAGCTCCTGCATCTGCTGGGGCGCGGTCACACGGCCCTGGTGCATCTCGCGCAGGACGCGCAGGGGCGGCAGGTGGCGCTGAAAATCCCGCTGGAAGAGACGCTGCGCGTTCAGGAGGCCGCCGAGCGATTCGGCAACGAGGTGCGGCTGAGCCTCCAGTTCCGCCATCCCCACATCGTGCCGGGGTACGCCGGGACCGCCTTTGGCCCCCGGGCTTTCGTCGCGCTGGGGTATTACCCGGAGGGGACGCTCTGCGACGTGCTGACGCGCCGCGCAGGCGAGAAGCTGCCGCTGGAGGAGGCCCTGCGCATCCTGGCCGATATCGCGTCGGGCCTCACCTATCTGCACCGGCTGGGGGCCGTCCATCAGGACGTGAAGACCCAGAACGTGTACCTCGCCGGGGGCCGCGCCGCGCTCGGCGACCTGGGCAGCACGTACTTCACCGCCCAGGGAGGGCAGTCGAGCGGCAGCCCCTTCTATATGGCCCCGGAGATCTACCGCGGCGAGAGCAGCAGCCCGGCCAGCGACGTGTACAGCCTGGGCGTGCTGGCCTATGAACTGCTGAGCGGACAGCGGCCCCACCAGGGGAACAGTTACGAGGAACTGATGGTCGCGCACCTCACCCGCTTCGTGCCGCCGCTGTCCCACCTGAATCCGCAGGTGCCGCGCCCTGTGGCCCGGCTGGCGGAACTCGCGCTCGCCAAGCGGCCCCAGGACCGGCCCCCCGCCGACGCGCTGCGCCAGGCGCTTCTGAAGGCCCTGGGAGAGCCCCCGGAAGACGAGACGCCCACCGAGGCTGAATCCCCCGCCCCGGTCACGGCCGCCAGGCAGACCGGCCGCCACAGCCAGTCCGCACCGCCCCCGCCCTGCTCTCTCGCGGCCCCGGCTCCCGAGGAGCGCGGCGGCACCCGCTGGAACCCCTTCAAACGTCGGAAGTGACCAGCGGGAGGTGCATTTCGTACTTGCCGGGCCGCGCCTCGAACCCCAGGCGCCGGTTCACGGCCAGCATGGGCGCGTTGCGGCTGTGGTTGTTGGTCCGCATGAAGGTCAGCCCGGCTTCCCGCGCCCGGCGGATGGCGTGCAGCTTGAGGGGGAGGGCCAGCCCCCGGCCGCGCGCCCGGGGATGGACGGCGGTCAGTTCGTTGTAGGCCATCTCGCGATAACGGACCATCGCCGTCGTCCCCAGCCATTCCCCGTCCGGGCCCACTGCGAGGATGAGCCACTTCGGGTACGCAGCGTGGTCCAGATGCAGCGTCTCCCTGACCTGTGCGAGCGGCCAGCGCGGATGCCCGGCCAGGTCAGGCGTCTCGATCAGGCGATCTGCATAGAAGTCCAGATAACGCTCCAGCGTCGCCTCATCCGCGCCGCCCAGGTCCGTGAAGGTCACGCCCTGATCTTCGGCCCGTGCGAGGGCGTCCAGGTACGGCGTCTCGTCGAAGGTGCCGAGGTCAAGTTCGGAGGCGAAGCGGTGCGCGTGCTGATGGAAGCTCCGGCGTTCGGCCCAGGCCAGGCTCTGCGGGTCGGTGTCGCTCACGTCGGCAGTCAGGCCGGAGGCACCCGCCTCACGTGCGGCCTGCTCCAGCACCGCCCACAACGCCCGGCCCACGCCCTGGCCCCGCGCCTCCGGCTGAACGAGGATGCTCGCGTGCAGGGATCCCGGTGGGTCGAAGGGAAAGAAATACAGGTGGGCGAGGCCACGTACCTCTCCCCCCTCTTCCACGACCCAGCGGCGGCTGAAGCGCGCGGGGTCCCGGCGGGCGTCCTCGGCCTGAACAGCCTCCAGAGGGACATTGCGCTCCAGAACGAGGTTCGACAGGGCCACCCAGGCGGGCAGGTCGGCAGCGGTAAAGGGTCGAACGCTCACGGGCTGGCCTCCACCGCCTTCGCCATCTGCCGGATGCTGCCGAGGTGGTACGCGACGTGGGCGACGGCGCCGGTCAATCCACCGGTGCCATCGCCGCTGGCGGGAGCGTCCGCCTGCATGCGGGCAAACCTCACCAGCTCCTCGTAGGCCTGCCGGACGCGCCCTTGCAGTGCCGCCCACTCCTCCTCGCTGACCTGCGCGGGCTGAAAGCTCCCCTTCCAGTCGAACGGTCCCCGGTCGCCGTCCCGCTCCCAGCGCACGATGACTTCCAGATGAAAGGCGGCGTGCCGCGCGTGTCCGGCAATCGTGGAACCGTGAACGTCCTGGCTGGCCTGCGGCGCGCTGAGGCCAGCCAACGTGGCGAGCAGCCCATGATTCCCGCTGCCATCCGCCTTCGTCCCGTCCAGAAAGGCGGTGCCCTGGCCCGGCGTGCCGCCCTCCACCGCCTCTTTCAGGATGTCGAGGATGCCTTCTGCCCAGTTCTGCTGCTCTTCGCTCATGCCCCAGCGTAGCGGCGCAGGCAGGCAGCACCAATCGTCCGGGTGGCTCTGGTATCGGCGGCGCGGCTCTGCTAAAGTTGCCAGTTGCGCCGCCCGGCGAGGCTGGCCCATGTGGGCAGCACTGCGCCAGCAGCGGCAGAAAGCGAGGTGAATCATGAACCAGTACGACCTGAACCTGATCCTGAACCCCAACCTCAGCGCCGAGCAGCTCCAGATCGAGAAGGACTACATCGAGACGACGCTGCGGAACGCGGGGGCCGAAGTCGCGAACCTGGACGACGTGGGCAACCGCCGCATGGCCTACCCCATCGCCAAGGACCGCGAGGGCTACTACCTGATGTACACCATCCGGGCCGGGGGCAACCCCGAGAAGGACATCGCGGCCACCCTGCGCCTGCGCGACAACGTGCGCCGCATCCTGGTGGTCAAGGACCGCCCGGAGTGGAAGACCAAGAAGGCCTGATCCTGTTACGCCATTGACGTAACCAGATCAACCTGTTACTCTCAGGTCAACCCGCAAGGGCCTTCCGCCAGCAACGCTAGAGTTCCAGTTATCTCGCCAGCTACAAAGGAGAACCCAGTCATGGCCCGAGGCATGAATCACGTTTACCTGATCGGCGCGCTCGCCCGCGATCCCGAACTCCGTTACACGCCCAGCGGCGTGGCTGTCTTCGAGGCGACCGTCGCCGGGGAAGACCACGTGATCGGGAACGATGGCCGCGAACGCAAGCTCCCCTGGTACCACCGCATTTCCATCCTGGGCAAACCCGCCGAGTGGCAGGCCGAAAAGGGCCTGAAGGGCGGCGACGCCGTCATGGTGGAAGGTAGCCTGGACTACAGCCAGTGGGAAGCGCCCGAAGGCGGCAAGCGCAGCATGGTCAAGGTCAAGGCCCAGCGCATCGAGCAGCTCGGCGCCGCACCCGAACTGGTGCAGGATGCCGGAGGCGGCGTGCGGATGGGCGGCGGCATGAACGAAGTGCTGCTGATCGGCAACGTCACCCGCGATCCCGAACTGCGCTACACCCCGGCCGGAGACGCCGTGCTCGGACTCGGCCTGGCCGTGAACGAAACCTGGAATGACCGTCAGGGGCAGAAGCAGGAAAAGACGCACTGGATCGACGTGACCCTGTGGCGCGACCTCGCGGAAGCCATGAAGGACCTGAAGAAGGGCGACCCCGTCCTGGTGCAGGGCCGATTGGTGAACGAGGCGTGGACCGACCGTGAAGGCAACAAGCGCAACAGCACCAAAGTAGAGGCGACGCGAGTCGAAGCCCTGTCCCGAGGCGCGGCCACCGGCAGTGCCGCAGCCACCCCCGCCGGACCTCGCACGCAGACCGCGAGCAGCCCGGCGCGCCCCCAGCCCGCCAGCGCAGGCGCCAGCCGCGCGCAGCCGAGCCGGGCGGCGAACACGGGGACCCGTTCGGGCGGCTTGGATATTGATCAAGGTCTCGACGATTTCCCGCCGGAAGAAGAAGACCTGCCGTTCTGAGCAGGTCCTGAGGAACCCAAATGACGCAAGCGAACAACACGGAGCGCAAGCCCCGCGGCAAGGGGCCCAAGCGTCCCCGCAAGCCGAAGGTTGATCCGTTCTCCATCGGGGAACTGGAAATCACCGACTACAAAGACGTGAAGATGCTGCGCCGCTTTGTCTCCGACACCGGCAAGATTCTTCCCCGCCGCCGCACCGGCCTCTCGGCCAAGCACCAGCGCCGCATCTCGCAGACGATCAAGATCGCCCGCCAGCTCGCGCTGCTGCCCTACACCGAGAAGCTGGTCCGCAAGTAAGGAGACTGGGCCATGCAAGTGATCCTTCTTGAACCCGGTCGCCTGGGCCAGACCGGCGACGTGGTGAACGTCAAGCCCGGCTATGCCCGCAACTGGCTGATCCCGCAGGGCATCGCCGCCCCAGCGAACGCCGCCAATATGAAGACCCTCGAAGCCCAGGTCCGTGCCCGCAAGAAGACCCAGGCGCGCGAAAAGGCCCAGGCCGAGGACCTCGCCAGCCGCCTGAACGGCGTGGCCGTGGAACTCAGTGTCCGCGCGGGCGAGGGCAAGATCTACGGGGCCGTGACCCACGCCGACGTGGCGGGCGCCCTCGACCAGCTCGGGTTCGACGTGGACCGCCGCCGGATCGAGATGCCCAAGACCGTCAAGGAAATCGGCGAGTACGACATCGCCTACCGCGCGCACCCGGAAGTCACCATTCCGATGAAGCTCGTGGTGCACGCGCAGAAGTAACCTCAGTCAAGAGCAGGGCCCCGGCGCAAGCTGGGGCTTTTGCTTGTTCCGGCTGCATTGAGCGATACCTCATTTTGCGCTCTGCCTGACAGGTGACCCCGGCGGGGCCGGATACGGTGAAGGGTGGAGGTTTTCCATGCTCAAGCACGCGCTGACGTTGGCCGTCCTCGCCCTCTCCAGTGCGGCAGCTGGGCAGACCGTCAGGGGAACGGACGTCACCGTGACCAGCGGCGGGAAGGCCTACAAGAGTTACCTCGCCGCGCCCGCCAGCGCCGCGCCCAAGCCCGCCGTGATCCTGCTGCATTCCTTCCGGGGACTGGAGCCGGGCTACCGGGACCTGGTGAACGAGTTGGCGGCGGCGGGCTTCGTGACGCTGGCGCTGGGCTGGCAGACCTTCGAGCGGGAACCCAGTGACGCGGCCGTGAAGGCGCTGGTGGAGGACGGCCTGAAGTTTCTGGGCGCGCGGCGGGACGTGAACATGAACGCGGTGGGCCTGACCGGCTTCTGCGCGGGCGGACGCTACACCATGCTGCTCTTGCCGCAGATCAAGCAGTTCAAGGCCGGGGTCGCCTGGTACGGCTTCCCCGATCAGGGCGGCACGGCGGCCAAACCACAGCCGCCCAGTGCCTTCATCGGCCAGTTGACGGCCCCCCTGCTGATCATTCACGGGACCCGGGACCAGGCCAGCCCGATTGCCAGCATCTACGCCTACGCCCAGAAGCTCGACGCGGCGAACAAGACCTTCAAACTCAGCGTCTACCAGGGCGAACCCCACGGCTTCCTGCTGACCGAAGGCCAGATTGCCGATACCTTCGCCAGCCGGGACGCCCAGCAGGACATGCTGAATTATTTCCGCGCGTACCTGCGCTGAGGGGCCGCGACGTTCCCCGGAGCGTAACGCGCACACTCCGCCGCCGGGGTCTAAAGTAAGGGCACCGTCCCCACTCTGCCCCGGAGGTGCCCCGATGAACACGCCCCTCACGCCCCTGGACCTGATCCGGCGCGGCCTCAAGACCTACCCCGACCGGCTGGCGGTGACGCAGCCCGGCGGCCCCAGCTTTACCTACCGCGCGTGGGGCGAGCGCATCTTCCGCCTGGCGCGCGCGGTGCGGGAAGCGGTGCCGCCCGGCTCGCGGGTCGCGGTCCTTTCGCCCAACACCCACGAGGGCCTGCTGACCTACGCGGCGGTGCCCTGGTCGGGCAACGTGCTGGTGCCACTGAACACCCGCCTCACGCCGCCCGAGTACGCTTTTCAGTTGAACCACGCGCGGGTCAGCCTGGTGCTGGCCGACGCTGCCCTCGCGCCGAAGGTGGAGGAGGTCTGCCGCGACCTGGGCATTCCCCTGTGGGTGATGGGCGAGGGCAGCAACTTCGAGGAACGCCTGGGCGCGCAGGACGGCTCGCCCCTGCCCCTCCCCGAACTGGACGAGGACGACGTGATCACCATCAACTACACGTCGGGCACGACCAGCAGCCCCAAGGGCGTGATGCTGACGCACCGCAACACGCTGCTCAACGCCATCGAGACGCTGTACAACCTGCACTTCGACCAGGACAGCGTGTACCTGCACACCCTGCCCGACTTTCACGCGAACGGGTGGGGCGGCGTGTGGAGTCCCTTCGGGGTGGGGGCCACGCACGTGACGTTGCCCGCCGTGCGCGGCGACACCATCCATGACGCGGTCCATGCCCAGGGCGTGACCCACCTGTGCGCCGCGCCGACGGTGCTGAGCATGATCACCGACCCCGCCACCGCCCGGCGCACACCCCGCACCGTGCGGGTGGCGACGGCGGGCAGCCCGCCCCACGCCCGCACCATCGCGGACATGAACGCCCTGGGCTTCGACGTGCTTCAGGTGTACGGCCTGACCGAAACCAGTCCCCTGATCACCGTCGCGGAACTCTCGGAGGCCGAGCGGGCGCTGCCCACGCCGGAGCGGGCCGCCCTGACCGCCAAACAGGGCTTCGAGATGCTGCTGGCCGGGGAGGTGGAGGTGATGACGCCGAACCTCACGCCGGTCCCGCACGACGGGCAGACCCTCGGGGAGATCATGGTGCGCGGGAACCTGGTGATGAAGGGCTACCTTGACAACCCGGAGGCGACTGCCAGGGCCTTCGAGGGCGGCTGGTTCCACAGCGGGGACGTGGCGGTGGTCCACCCTGACGGGCGCATCGAGATTCGGGACCGCAACAAGGACGTGATCATCTCGGGCGGCGAGAACATCAGCAGCGTGGAGGTGGAAGGCGTGCTGTACGCCCACCCCGCCGTGCGCGAGGCGGTGGTGGTCGCCCATCCCGACGAGAAGTGGGGCGAGGTGCCCTGCGCCTTTATCGCCCTGCACGCCGGGCAGACGGCCAGCCCCGAGGACCTCAGCGCGCATGTCCGCCAGCACCTCGCCGGGTACAAGGTGCCCAAGCACTACATCTTCCGCGAGGACCTGCCCAAGACCGCCAGCGGCAAGTTCCAGAAGTTCCTGCTGAGGAATGAACTGTGGGCGGGGCGGGAACGGGCGGTGAACTGAGATGAGGTCAGGCTAGGACCCGGCCCGCACGGACGATGGTGCGAAGACGGCGCGTGGCGGTGATGTCGCGGGTGGGGTCCCCCTCGACGATCAGCGCGTCGGCATGGGCGCCGGGACGCAGGACCCCGACCAGCGGTTGTCCATTTTTGGCCAGCAGGCGGCCCGCTGTCCCGGTCGCGGCCCGCAGAGCTTCGGTGGGCGTGAGGCCCGCCTGCGCCACCAGGTGTTCCAGTTCGGCGTGGAGGCCCCCGCCGGGCAGGTTGTCCACCCCTGCCGGAGTGTCGGTGCCCGCGCCGACCTGACCGCCCAGATCGAGGACGCGCCGGGTGAGGGTGGCGGCAAGGCGGGCGTCCCAGTCGGCCACGTCCCGCTCCTCCGCCGTACCCCCGTGTACCGCATCCCATTGGGCACGCAGCCCATCGGCCACCTTCCCGCCCCGGCTTCCGTGCGGCAGGTCGCCCAGGTCGGCGCGTTCCGCGTGGCGTGTGCCCTCGTAGATGCTCAGGGTGGGGACCAGGACCGCTTCCGCCTCCACCACCGCCTGCGCGAATCGGTCGAGGAGACGCTCACCGGGAAACTGCGTGGTGGGGTCGAACCCGAGCCGCCGGAAGGTGAGGGCAAAGCCGCTGGCGTGCTCGATGGTTTGCACACCCAGGCTCAGGGCTTGCAGAGCATCCACCTCGGCCCCACCAAGCCCACGGGTCATACGCATTCCCAGGTCCGTCATCACGGGCAGGCCGTGTTCGCGTACGTGCTGGACAGCCGCCGCGTAGGCGTCCGGGGGAAGCTGCTCGTACAGCTTGACGGTATCCACGCCCGCTGCGGCCAGCGCGTCCACCGCCGCCCGCGCCTCGTCGGCGTCGCGGAGCATCCAGGCGCCTGCCGCCGGGTCGCCCACCTCGCCCAGTATCCCCGGTCCGAAGTGCCGGAAGATGCTGTTCGGGCCGTCCAGAATGGTGCCTGCCCCAAACACATGCGGCCCCTCGCCTGTGGAGGCCAGCGCGCGCAACTCCGCCAGCACCTCTAGGCTGTTGCCCGCGTCGCGCACGGCGGTTACCCCCGCCCCCGGAAACCAGCGGGCGTAGTGGGGCCGGACGTGGACGTGCAGGTCCACCAGGCCGAGAAGGATCGTGCCGTCCGGCCCCGCGTCCAGCACCTCCACCCCTGCCGGGAGCGGCAGGTGTTCGGCCACCTCCAGCACCCGCCCGCCCCGCAGCAGCACGGTGGCCTGGGGCCAGAGGGTTTCGCCGTCGAAGAGGCGTCCAGTGAGGGCCAGCATCGGGGAAGGGGGCATGCCCTCAGCGTGCCGCCGCGCCTTCTCACACCGTAAGCTGGGCGTGTGAGTAGCGTTCTGAACGTCACCGGACCGGCTGCCGTCAGGCTGCTGACGCACGGCCGGGCGCGCAGGGTGCTGGGCGCTTTTTTGAAGGGCGAGAACACGGTGGCGGGCGCCGCGCGGGAACTGGGGCTGGATCTCCGGGTGGTTCACCGGGACGTGCTGGCCCTGAAGGCGGCGGACCTCCTGCGGGTGGTGCGCGAGCAGAAGCGGGCGGGCCGTCCGGTCAAGGTGTACGCGGCGGCAGCTCCGGCCTTTTTCGTGCCGTTCTCCGCGACGGGCGCGGCGGAGTTGAGCGAGCTGGGCGCGGGCCGCACCAGCCGCTATGAAACGCTCTTCCGCGCCGCCTTTTCCCGCGAGTTCGAGCGGCTGCACCACGAGCAGGGCGGCGGGCGGGAATGGGGCGTGCGGCTCTACCTCGCGCCGGAAGGTCAGGTGACCACCGATACGAGTTACGAGGGCGCGGACCTGATCGACGCGGGCGTGCGCTATCAGGGACCGCTGGGCCTCATCCTGAACGCGGACGCGACCGTGACCCTCAGCGAAAGCGAGGCGCGGGAGGTGCAGGTCGAACTGATCCGGCTCCTGATGCGGCTGCGCCCCCGGACGCTGGCCCACGACGCGGCGGGCAGCGGCCGCCCCTACCTGCTGCGGCTGGGCCTGGTGCCGGTGACGCCGGAGGAACGCGCGGCATTGTCCTGAACCCCTCGCCCTGAACCCCGGGCGCTGAACAACGGCCGGTCAGCCGGACGTGGGCACTGCTTTCTTAAGGCTTGGAGCTAGACTGTCAGGCGAGTGTACGCACTCGCACCACAACACTTTTCTGACATTTCTTCCGGGTGTGCCGCGAGCGCCGCTCAGGTACGCCCAACCTAGACCGAAAGGAAGGGCCACCATGACCATGCTGTACTTCGTGCTGGCGCTCCTGGGGGGGTTGGCAGGCGGGTTTTTGATGGGGCAGTCGCGGGGACGGCAGGAACGGGCCGCCATCGACGACCAGCTCCAGCGCGAAGCCCGCGCCGAGGCGGACCGTATCCGGGCGCAGGCGGGCAGCGAAGCCCGGCAACTGCGCGAGCAGGCCGAGGTGCGCCTGCGGGACGCGGAGCGCCGCCTTCAGGAAGCCGACGACCGGGAACGCCAGGGCACCCTCCAGTTGGAGACGCAACGGGAACAACTCCAGACGCTCCGCACGCAGATCGAGGCCGAGCGCGGCCAGGCCAAGCAGGACGCTGCGCGGGAACGCGAGACGCTGAGCGCCGACCGCCAGGAAACCCGGCGCGAACGTGACGAACTCAAACGTGAGATCGAGCGCCTGAACCGCCGCGCCGAACAGCTCGACGCCCGGGGAGACAAACTCGACGCGCTGGAAGAGCGCCTGGAGGACGCCCGGCACGCGCTGGCCGAGCAGGAGGCCGACCTGGCCGAACGTGCGCGGCAGATCGACCTGAAGCTGTACGAGGTCGCGGGCCTCACCCGGGAAGCCGCCCGGGAGCAGATTCTGGGCCAGCTGGACGCGGAACTGGAGGAGGAAAAGGCCATCCGCGTCAAGGCGATGACCGAGCGCGCGGTGGCGGAGGCCAAACGCACCGCCCGCAACGTGATCGCGCAGGCCATCCAGCGCAGCGCCAGCGAGACGAGCGCCCAGATGAGCGTGTCGGTGGTGCCGATCCCCAACGACGCGATGAAGGGCCGCCTGATCGGCCGCGAGGGCCGCAACATCCGCGCCTTCGAGGCGCTGACCGGCGTGGACCTGATCATCGACGACACCCCCGAGGCCGTGATCCTGAGCAGCTTCAACCCGGTGCGGCGCGAGGTGGCGCGGCACGTGCTGGAAGCCCTGGTGGCCGACGGCCGCATCCATCCCACCCGCATCGAGGAGATGGTCCACAAGGCCCAGGACGAGATGAAGAGTTTCATTCACGCCCAGGGCGAGGAGGCGGCCATCGAGGCGGGCGTGGTGGGCGTCAAGCCGGGGCTGATCCAACTGCTGGGCCGGATGTACTTCCGCAGCAGCTACGGCCAGAACGTGCTGAAGCACTCCGTCCAGGTCGCGCACCTGACCGGCATCATGGCCGACGAGCTGGGGCTGGACGCCGCGCTGGCCCGCCGCGCCGGGCTGATGCACGACGTGGGCAAGAGCATCGACCGCGAGATCGAGGGCACCCACGTCGAGATCGGCATCAATCTGGCCAAACGGTTCGGGGAGCCGCCGGAAGTCATCGACGCCATCGCCCACCACCACGACCCCGAGAACGGCGAGACGCTGTACAGCGTGCTGGTCGCCGCCGCCGACGCCATCAGCGCGGCCCGGCCCGGTGCACGCCGTGAGGAACTCGAAGCCTATGTGCGCCGCCTGGAACAACTGGAACAGATCGCGGTCGCCTTCCCCGGCGTGCAGCAGGCCTACGCGATCCAGGCGGGCCGCGAGGTGCGCGTGATCGTGCAGCCTGAAAAGGTCACGGACGCCCAGGCCACCCTGCTGGCCCGCGAGATCGCCGGGCGGGTCGAGCAGGACATGGAGTACCCCGGCCAGGTGCAGGTCACGGTGGTGCGCGAGAGCCGCGCGGTGGAAGTCGCGCGCTAAAGGGAGGGGGGCAAGGGGGGGGCGGTCGCGCGCTAAGGCGGACCGCCCCTCTCCTTTAACCGCTTCGGCCCACCTTAAGTTGGTCTTACCAC
The window above is part of the Deinococcus metallilatus genome. Proteins encoded here:
- a CDS encoding AMP-binding protein is translated as MNTPLTPLDLIRRGLKTYPDRLAVTQPGGPSFTYRAWGERIFRLARAVREAVPPGSRVAVLSPNTHEGLLTYAAVPWSGNVLVPLNTRLTPPEYAFQLNHARVSLVLADAALAPKVEEVCRDLGIPLWVMGEGSNFEERLGAQDGSPLPLPELDEDDVITINYTSGTTSSPKGVMLTHRNTLLNAIETLYNLHFDQDSVYLHTLPDFHANGWGGVWSPFGVGATHVTLPAVRGDTIHDAVHAQGVTHLCAAPTVLSMITDPATARRTPRTVRVATAGSPPHARTIADMNALGFDVLQVYGLTETSPLITVAELSEAERALPTPERAALTAKQGFEMLLAGEVEVMTPNLTPVPHDGQTLGEIMVRGNLVMKGYLDNPEATARAFEGGWFHSGDVAVVHPDGRIEIRDRNKDVIISGGENISSVEVEGVLYAHPAVREAVVVAHPDEKWGEVPCAFIALHAGQTASPEDLSAHVRQHLAGYKVPKHYIFREDLPKTASGKFQKFLLRNELWAGRERAVN
- a CDS encoding amidohydrolase family protein; translation: MPPSPMLALTGRLFDGETLWPQATVLLRGGRVLEVAEHLPLPAGVEVLDAGPDGTILLGLVDLHVHVRPHYARWFPGAGVTAVRDAGNSLEVLAELRALASTGEGPHVFGAGTILDGPNSIFRHFGPGILGEVGDPAAGAWMLRDADEARAAVDALAAAGVDTVKLYEQLPPDAYAAAVQHVREHGLPVMTDLGMRMTRGLGGAEVDALQALSLGVQTIEHASGFALTFRRLGFDPTTQFPGERLLDRFAQAVVEAEAVLVPTLSIYEGTRHAERADLGDLPHGSRGGKVADGLRAQWDAVHGGTAEERDVADWDARLAATLTRRVLDLGGQVGAGTDTPAGVDNLPGGGLHAELEHLVAQAGLTPTEALRAATGTAGRLLAKNGQPLVGVLRPGAHADALIVEGDPTRDITATRRLRTIVRAGRVLA
- the rny gene encoding ribonuclease Y yields the protein MTMLYFVLALLGGLAGGFLMGQSRGRQERAAIDDQLQREARAEADRIRAQAGSEARQLREQAEVRLRDAERRLQEADDRERQGTLQLETQREQLQTLRTQIEAERGQAKQDAARERETLSADRQETRRERDELKREIERLNRRAEQLDARGDKLDALEERLEDARHALAEQEADLAERARQIDLKLYEVAGLTREAAREQILGQLDAELEEEKAIRVKAMTERAVAEAKRTARNVIAQAIQRSASETSAQMSVSVVPIPNDAMKGRLIGREGRNIRAFEALTGVDLIIDDTPEAVILSSFNPVRREVARHVLEALVADGRIHPTRIEEMVHKAQDEMKSFIHAQGEEAAIEAGVVGVKPGLIQLLGRMYFRSSYGQNVLKHSVQVAHLTGIMADELGLDAALARRAGLMHDVGKSIDREIEGTHVEIGINLAKRFGEPPEVIDAIAHHHDPENGETLYSVLVAAADAISAARPGARREELEAYVRRLEQLEQIAVAFPGVQQAYAIQAGREVRVIVQPEKVTDAQATLLAREIAGRVEQDMEYPGQVQVTVVRESRAVEVAR